The genomic DNA CGTCCTGCAACATCCTGTGTATAACCAAAACCTCTAAGGGAGCCTGGCGAGGAGTCCTTTAAAGCTGCATTATGAGAACAAGCAAATCTACCTAAGTGGTTTATTAGAGTCAATTATTGCCAATAAAACCCGCTTATGCACACAGGAGAGCTTAATTGCTGTCTCAAACAGACTTTGGCGGCAGTGCCAGAGCACCCCAAAACGGCCAGTCAAATGTGCCATACGAAAGGTACGAACATGGGTGTGAGAACAAGGCCACCCAGCATGATACTACAAACACTTTATGTGCAAATGAGGGAAACTGAAATGCAGCAGCATAGTCAGGAACCCAATTTTTGTGGCTGTTTCTAAAGTTGCACAGCAACAGTggtgtagctaggtcgtctggcacccgaggCCCACAGGGCCCACAAATTTAAAACATAGAAGCGAGCACAGGCACTTTTGAATAACATCTGTCTGGCTTGTGTCTAGCAAAAATATTGCATCTGTGGAGGTTTAAACAACCAGTACACGAACACTTGATGTGTGAAAGCACACGACTTGCTTCAACAAATTCAAAACACAGAAGTTTTTATAGGTATAGCATGAATAATATTCACTGCTGGCTTGTTTACGTAAGTGTCTGCAACCAAGCTGATACAGATGTGTGAACAAGTGCATTTGTCTGGCCCGTGTCTAGCACAAAAAAATGCATCTGTGGAATTTCAAACAATAGGTTCATGGGCCCATGAAGTGCAAATGTGCACGACTTGCTTCGACGAATTCAACATGTAATCACAGGCATAGAATGAATGCTTCTCACTGCCTTGCTTAAAGAGTCTGCAACTAAGCTAATACAGATGGGCGGCCTGTGTGGCCGGCGTCTAGCACAATACACTGGATCCGAGGTGGCTCAAACAATCGCTTCACAAACACTTGCACGAAGTTTCAGAACACAAAGGACTCACTGTATGGACTGGGGACTCTTCCAGGTAGAGACTGGATCTATGCTCTGCCATTTTTTCTCTTCGATGAAGTTGATGAACGACTCCTTGTCCCTGGTGCCGCGGTACTGCCTGAACTCGCCGTCTTTGACACTACACAAAAAATCAGACAAACATGTGCGATGCGAGTCACAATGGATCCTTCTCATTCGCAAGTGTGCTTCTATGCAACGCGCAGTCGCCCTATTTGCCGAGCTAATGGCTGCGCCAGTCATTGTTCAAGTGAACATGATGTGCAAGCTGAGCTTGCAGACGCTCTCCTCCTGTTTGCATGGTTTCATCACGAGAGGCACGCATACATTTTCCATGACAAAGAAGCGACCTGTGCTTGTAGACGCTAGTTGCAAGAAATGACTGTGGTGCCATTAGTTGGGCATACAGCCTCGCAGGTAGGCTAGCCTTACAGTTATAAGAGTGTATATGTGTGAGATTTGTGCGTGACGAAGTGCAGTAAGCATTGTACAACCTCCATCACGGCTGTCTAGAGCGTTATAGCCTTGCACTGTGCATAAAAAAGAAGCACAATCTCACAGAAATCTCTGGGTTCAAGATGAGGTACTGAAGGAAGCGTAGTCAGCAGGTTCACATGGACATCCTTGAGCTCTGCCACCATCTATGAAACCCTGAATATGCTCTCGAATACATTTATTCGCTCAGCCGCAAAGTATTCCGGCACTCTAGATAGAAATGACACGGGCTGTACAGCAAATTTTGTTAGAAAAATATGTGCAGCTCAACTACGAAACGAGCTCTGCCAGGCTCTTTGCAAAAGGGCTGCCAAGTGTTACGTAAACTCGTCAGGACGAATACACGACGTAGGCCGCAAGACTATTTTGCGTTGCATGAGTTTGACTGAGCAAAACCACTCCGACTCACTGATAGATGGTCGGCAGTGCTGTCACCATGAATCTCCCGCTCAGACCTGCAATTGGAGAAACCATTTCCTTCCCGTCAGTTGCACGCCGCAAAACGACATCGAAAGTGCAATATGATCCCGACGGCAAACGAGCCGTTGCCCGCACGTTTGGTTCGTCATCGCTCGGTTCACCTGGGTTCGTGGTGACGTCGACGTGGGCGACTTTGACGCCCAGGTCTTTGCTCCACTTCGAGAAGTCGTTCCAGACAGGCCCGAGCGCTTTGCACGCCGGGCACCACGGCGCGAAGCTGGAAAGATAACGAACAACGCAAGAAATTTACCATGTCTCGTGTGACAAACAATTGGGGACAGATCTTGCACCGAGTCGCACCATCGGTGCTTTTGAAACACGACACGCAAGTGACGATGCAAGCGAAATGAAGGCCTACGGAGACGCCAGAGAGGAGGGAGCAGGGTGTTCGCGTACGTGAGCGGGTCGAAGCGTCGCCGATAACGCGCAGTTTTAATGAAGAGAATACGCGATTAGCGTTGAGAAAAGAAAACCCCGCCCAGGAACAACAGGGGAGCCGGTCGTCAGATGTTCTTGCGATAAAACGAAGGCGAAAAAAGTTTGGAGCTGCGGCTCACTCACAATTCGACCATCCATTCCCCTTCGAGAAGCTGACTCCACGAGTTCTCGTCGAGCTCGACAAGTTCGCCGAGCGCGCGGACGTGGGCGCTCGATGCTAGAAACACCACGGCGAGCAACACCGACGGCGCTATCATGATCGCCATTTTCAACCACGAGCGCGATGAGAGGAGTGCCTCTCGTAGCGGTACAGAGGCGTCGCCACATGTCCTGACGGGTTGCGCCAT from Dermacentor albipictus isolate Rhodes 1998 colony chromosome 7, USDA_Dalb.pri_finalv2, whole genome shotgun sequence includes the following:
- the LOC135896397 gene encoding thioredoxin-related transmembrane protein 1 produces the protein MAIMIAPSVLLAVVFLASSAHVRALGELVELDENSWSQLLEGEWMVEFFAPWCPACKALGPVWNDFSKWSKDLGVKVAHVDVTTNPGLSGRFMVTALPTIYHVKDGEFRQYRGTRDKESFINFIEEKKWQSIDPVSTWKSPQSIQMSMVAQFFKLSMSLRALHTTLVDYYGIPYWGSYILFALGTIIIGAVLGLLIVCIIDTVFPAKLPTYKPVKKSESDNEEEEGESESEGGNKSDDDVILDDTLDEKDIGDGEGAQLRRRNPEAVE